The DNA window TTCGAGATTGACTGCATGCAATTGACACATCCTTATCCTTTCTTGGACTTAGTTATCCGGTCATCTCCAATGTTTTTTCTCGTCTTTTGTGCATCGTGGTCATTATTTGAATTCGTATATTATCTGTCATACCCACAATAGGTAGATATCACGCTGCTTTTACCCAATTGTTCCAGCTTTcaacaatattttattaatgaCACCCCATCGCTCACCCACAAACATAGAATTGGCCCAATTTTTTGTGGACACACTCACAAGAAACTCCTGGGCGAACGACATCGAATCGATTATGCTTTTCATATGTTGCGAGAACTCATGTCTTGATGGGGTGTACGCAATTTTCTTCAAAACAGAAGACCAATGTTTCTTGTTATGGAGATGATACATACACAATACCTAcagaaattaaatttaaaaacattaaagatAATAACCAACTGataaagaataaaaaaacaGATGgctaaaaatattgaaaaatcacCATAAGACAAACCTGTTTGACAAAGTTATCGACCATATGTCTTAAACAATAAGAATGGTGAATACTAGGGAACACATACTGAATAGCTTTTATAAGTCCAGGATGTCGGTCGGAGTAAAAAATGTAGCTACGGAATATCATTATGTATTGGGATGCCAAGACATGTTTTAACTGATAGCAAAACCATTCCCAATTAGAATCGTTTTCTGCATCAACAACTGCATACGCAAGtgtaaaaatatcatcattcGCATCCTTTGCCACATCGACTAATAAACATCTTTTGTACTTGTTCTTAATGTGAGTTCCATCCAAAAATATTAATGGCCGACAACCACTAATAAAACTTAGAAGCATGCGTGAAAACATATGAATAGCCGTCTAAAATTGTTTGTCGTCGAATCAATTCCACATTCAACAAAACTCCCGGGATTTGTTTCTTTAACAACATGACAATACCATCGTAATTTATCATACGACTCCTTATCAGTTCCATGAAGATCATGCATTGCCATCTCTTTACCCCCCAAACTTTATGATACTCAAGTTCTATTCCATAATCTCTTTCAATTTCCTTCAGCATTGTACATTGGTGATATGATGGCTCTCCCCTTAACTTCTCCTTCACAACATTAGCTACCCAGGATGAATCAGCTTTAGGGTGACCTCTAATCCGCAAATTGTCATCCCCACAACTATGGCTTAGGTTGCACTTTCTTATGCAGAATGAATTGTCCGATTTATGTTTGGAGGCATAAATTTTCCACTCACAATTCTCTTTGCTGCAAACAACTAAGATCTTACCACTTTCATTTCTCTTGTAACTAAAAAATCTTCTACTGGCAATAACATTATTTTTAAGACAAATCCTAAATTCGGCTGCATCTTTAAATTTTCGCCCAACACCACGTATGCAATGAATCCAAGCATCAATAGAATTGTTTAAAGTGCCAATGTCAAGCTCGTGACCTCCGTCAGAACAAACTTCATCATCAAAATCAAACCTAACCATTTTAATACAAATCAATAAAAGACATGAGGAAACACATTAATATTCTTTTACCTAATTTAAATTGaattataaaatataacaaataatactcaAGTACTACACAGTAGTAAAAAACAAGAAATAACTAATTTATCAACTttaaaatttctgaaatttgcaaacaaacaataaaaacaatgcaaacaaaaaaataacGAAGTTACCTCGCAACATTTATTTTGACCTGGCTCTGATAATCTTTGAAACTGCTATTAATTtgattatatttaatttcaaacAACTGTGAAGGTTTATCATATTTCGGACATCATCATCTTCATTCAGGGTTACCGCAATCTGCTCATGGGGTGCCATGTATTACAATATCGTTAATTCAGAATTAATAGCCGCACATTTTCGTCCTAAACTCTGGAATATCTCTAACAGAGTTGCGCTATTAGGAATTGACATCAAATAAAGACCACTGACGTAGCGTCAATTTCCAAGAAACGAAAATATTGTGCTCCCGGAACCGACTTCCATCAACAAATCGATCGTGGAAtatctaaaatattaaaatttgctTCTGCCGATTTACGCGTCAAATAAAATGGACAtccaaaagaaaaattagttctACAATTTCTTACTTCAAATAACAACTCAAATAATGGGGATAAatgaattacataaaataaaatcacaacCGAACCAAATCGACCTTTGTGCTCAAACAATATTGAAGCAGAAATTTTTCTATTCACATTATATTTCAACAATATCGTCCAAATCTTTTGGTACTCATTTTAGAAATATTTACTACAAAATCATcgtaataatttaacaattcttTTCAAAATTGTTTGATAAAAGGTAAGTCAATTCAAACAAAAAATACTTCACAAAAGAAATCAAGTGGAAACATGATAATGATCTTACATGCGGAAACTAATATCAAATAACAATCTCATTCTGTCAAACCAAATCAAAAACATTCCGTCAAAATAAACTAAAACTAACTCATTTTGACAAGCCAAACTAATCTCACATAACTATCATTTCAAACATATTCTCTAAACTAACATGTTCTGTTAAACAAAACTTGTTCCCAAGATCATGCACATTAATGTCCGTATTCGGTCAAAACAACAAAATTCAATTTACAATACTGGGCTAAAATTCAATTTCACGATAATGCACCAAAatttattaacaaaaaaaaaaacctaaattGGATTTAATCAAGCATATTACTTTGTTCAACACTATTCATGCAAATGGTGTTTGTCTGAGGAAATTCTCTGCCCTAAATTCAAGCTTCTTTCCGCAAATCGCAGCCCTAAACTTTGCTTCGTGGTTCTTTCCGCAAATGACAATCTTATTACAAACATACGTCATAAATCCATTTGTGTATCCAAAATGAGattgaagaaaagaaaatgtttttacaCACAAAAACCATTACAACTACAAAAATGATCACAAATAAACGACAATTTAAATGTGTACCCTTTAATCGTCCTTTATTAGTTTTATCGGGTGGTAGTTCCACGGAAATCCAAAAATGAAGCGCCTATTTTCTCCTCCTCACATACGCTGCTTCGACCCAGTAATTACTTCGAACCAGAAATTCTGGTTTTTGCAAAGTTTCCAGCAACAGGACGATAATGGATGCTGGGACGTGTGGTTTGCGCTGGTAGGGACTCTGCTTTGCGGGAATTTTCTACGCTTGGTTACACAGATTCACGATTTTGAGCGACGGGTTTCTAGGAAGAGTCAGTTACATAGACCTGCGGAAATATGGTAAATTGTGCCGATGGACAACGGGAGAGGGTTTCATAGATACTGGCGAGTAGgaaattgaaggaaaaaaatGGTTGCTCGCACAGAAGAGAAGATGAGTGGGAAGCGGGAAGGAGAGTAGAAAAAAGATGACCAACAATAATAGGGATTCATAcaattttttattcattaaaaaatggtaaaaatgtaaaattgcatgacaCATGTAGTAAAAAGAAAACTGGACTTTTGTCAAGtattaaaacacaaaaaaaaaaaattaatggggACTGAATCATAACAAAATAACGGACATATGAATTTTTCTCTAAATTACCGTAACTATTACAACATATGAGTaagatattaaatattatataaaaattataatatatttggTTTGATTACCATAAatgaatataaataaaataaaagatataatttataataatataattttttgttataattattgattgacgtgatataaataataaattataaaattataaaaaatgtaTTAATTAAATACATCGGTCATGTTTCGTGACGAAATAAGCATATTATCCTCCATCTACAcattttttatgaattaaatTGCATTTTCGTATATAACATTTTTTGgtgttaattaatttttataagtaatGTATTATTCAaataagtaataatatttaaataataacatatggttttttataataattctTTGGATTTATCAGTATATTGAAATCCATATTTTTTTCAATGGACCTATACTTGAGGATAAATGTTCACCTTTAGATTTTTGGGGTAGTGCCCTAAGTAGATATATCAAAAATGAGTTAAGCACGTGCTAATATGGTCGGCTAGCCCTATCACATAACAATAAGTGGGTTAGATTGACAATTTCTCAACTACCAAATGACAAACCCAACCTACACagtgttggtcccacgtgcggtaatttgagataataaatatgaaaataaagaataaattggagACCGAGATTACGTGGataacccctaaaaattattagggtaaaaatcacgggcaagataaaaaaaattccactataatattttacggtGTACAACTAACTCACTGTGttttcaaagagaacacacactctcttaatatagaagaacaaacacctcacaaatattatagaactaatatGAGGAATAAGAAAACTCAAGAGGAGGCTTGAGAATGAGATGATTATCAACTGACGGAGGAGAGCTCTCCTGACATGTGACCGTGCAAATTCAAATTGTATTTGCCTTCATCCAAATTTGACAACGCTTAAAATGTGAGCCAACTTAGTTTGACTGGAGAGTTGGCCAACTTAGTTTGActttgccgacatttctcccacttggagatttgattgagaatcaaataCATCTCCACTCATCTTTTCAATATTGTCATTCCCCGCTGCTTACATTTTTgctagaccacttgaggatctacaccactcaaacttatcagtgttcactggcttggtcggaaaatcagctatgttatcttttgtatggatcttctgcatatccacatttccttcttctactacttcccgtacaaagtgaaattggactccaatgtgtttcgtcctggaatgaaaggctggattccttgcgatgtgcaaggcactctgactgtaacaaaataaagaaagcttctcttgtttgtgcccaatctcctccaataactttttaatccatatttgcctccttgcaagcttgagtagctgccatgtattctgcctctgttgtagataatgCCACAACTGTTTGCAGTTTTGAGACCCAGCTTACTACTCCCCTTGCAAGCataaacacataatcagtagtAGATTTTcttttatcaggatcacctgcataatctgaatcgacatagcccatGAGTGTAAATtccgatcctccataacataatgcagcatttgaggtacccttactatatctaaggatcctcttgaCAGTGCTACAATGCTCTTGTCTAGGAttgccatataccgactaactgctcccactgcttgagcaatgtccggtcttgtatagatcatggcgaacatcaaacttccaactactgatgcatatggtactcgagacatctccatcctctctgcttcactatTAGGACACAtatcggaggataacttgaagttaacaggaggAGGGGTCGAAATGgtcttactatcttgcatgttgaagcattgcaagattttttcaaataatttttctgggaaaaccaaatctttctgttacttctatctcggtgaacttgcatccctagaatcttttTTGCTGGTatcaagtccttcatatcaaatttcctagccaactgtgccttcaatccttggacctgatctttgttgggcttgctaccaacatgtcgtctacatacaacaataaaataatataatcatcaccagacctcttgaaatatgtacaagggtaTGCACtaagtctgttgtatccaaggctcatgatataggaatcaaatctcttgtaccaacacctcggcgcctgtttgagaccgtacagagatttgttcaacctgaaAACCAaattctctttgcctttttccgcaaaaccttctggctggagcatatagatttcttcttcaagatctccatgaagaaatgatgttttcacatctagctgttctagatgtaggtcaaacaccgcacacaatgccagcaccactctgactgttgtaagccgaaccacaagagaaaatatctcattgaattcaatgcgttctttctgagcatactcTTTTATCACCAATCTAGTCACGATACCGTttcacttggttattgccatcacgtTTGATCTTATAGAACCATCTGTTACCAATGGCTTTCCTTCCTCGTGATAGTATAACAAGATCCCGAGTTTTATTCTTGTCTAAAGCCTcaaactcttcttgcattgctatcatccacaaggatacatccgagatttgagtagcctcgtggaaactcgatgactcaccatcctctgataatagacaatatgcaatattgctttcagtgacataatctgaaagccaacatgatggtcttctgtctcgagttgactgcctcacattggaaacttcAGAATCAACATGTTCaagttcttcgtgctctggtactgcatCACAAGAAATTTGACCTTCGTCTATCTTATTCtccacctgaaatatagtagtttctgaatttagtgtgcctttgtctccctttactttatcttcctcgaagataacatccctgctgatgacaagcttgtgaacagtaggatcctacaagcgaaacccctttactccatcagcataacccaagaagatacattttctggattttgaattcaacttcgatctttcttgctcattgtacagaacgtacacatgACTTACAAATGTATGCAAATTAGAATAATATGTCGGCTTtccagtccacatctccatcggagtcttcagatcaatcgccactgaaggagaacgattgataatataacaagcggttttgttgcttccgcccaaaatgacttttctaaaCCTGCAATcatcaacatagctcttgttctgtccaataAGGTTTTGTTCATCCACtacgccactccattctgttgaaatgtgtaagccgtcgtgaacTGTCTTTTGATGgcctcatgttgacaatatgcatcaaattcatcactggcatattctcctccattgtcagtcctcagacacttgattttcttttcagaatcaagttcaacccgcactttgaaatctttgaagatctggaaagCGTCTGATTTcatcttgattggatacacacAATATCTCCTAgataaatcatcaatgaacgagagaaagtatctcgctcctcctagggatacaaccggtgcttgcaaAACATCCGATtaaatcagctccaatatgcttttgttcctggcagtagaagtttcaaactttaatctgtgttgtttactggtaacataGTGTTCACAAAAGGGTAATGaaacttttgtaagtcccggcagcagcttccgttctgaaaaaattttcaaccctcgttctgacatatgcccgagctttctatgccataatactgttaatttttctcctgaaccaattgatgcaacagctagttccgCCTCTTTAtatgtttctcccaaaagtacatacagatttgcaacaattttttccgccttcataaccacaagcgcaaccttcacaattttcatgatctcaTTATCGATACgggttttgcacccgatgtcatccaatttccccaaggacaaaagattcttcgtcagtcctttcacatgtcgtacctcctgtatggtgcgaatggtgccatcaaatattttaattttgatagtaccgaccccagcgatttccaaggcatgatcatttcccatgaatacagatctttctgagactggttcataatgatcaaaccattctctccgagacatcacgtgccacgtcgctcctgaatccataatccatctgtcacaaaatttgtgtctgccttctgcaGCTATTgccgcttcgctgaataatatttcaccaccgcCTGAAGTATTgaccacatttccttgagaactcttgtcgatactcgtacactctctcttgaagtgccctttacggccacatttaaagcaataaatttttttcttcttacttctcgactttgatctacctcgtctttggctcccactggagtcacggtccatgaatcttcctcttatcatcggtaaagcctATGCCTACTTCGaggttaccaacctatcttccttattcttgcgtcgactttcttctccgagaaccgcagttaagacatcgtcgaatcttagaaagcccataagaatattgttggttatgttgatgataagttgatcacatgaatctggtagactttgaagtagaagctccacACGTatattttcccctattttatgccccatggaagtgagttgggcaaataaagtatttagtgtgttgatatggtcggtcatcgatgaggattccgtcATCTGAAGAGTATAAATcattctctttaggaaaatcatgttgtgtagcgacttgacctcgtacatctttgtcagagtatcccagataacttttgtcgtttttatctcagagataatTTACAATACTTCGTCTGTTATAGCCAattgtaaattggcaacaacattgtcattcatctcattccactttccatcatccgtaattttcaccggtctatctccaatagccgccaaacaatttttctttcttaaaactgcttgtatctttatttttcacagcataaaattgcttattgaatttttatatctcGTACCTGCCcaccattatgtctacaacaatttcagtagactggacaaaataatctcgccttaataaaaaatctcaaaaaatattttctgatgtggaagatcagtctaggctgcaacccctgagcatactcagaattttaagaaattttaaaccaaagctctgataccacttgttggtcccacgtgcgccaaattgagaaaataaatatgaaaataaagaataaactggacaccgagatttacgtggaaaacccctaaaaactattagggtaaaaaccacgggcaagatgaaaagaatttcattataatattttgtggtgtataACTCACGTACTGTGTTTctaaagagaacacacactctcttaatacatgagaacaaacacctcacaaatattataaaactaaTAGGAGGAATAAGAAAACTCAACATGAGGCTTGAGAATGGGATGATTATAAAGTGACGGAggagagctctatttatagagctccCCTGGCATGTGAACGTGCAAATTCAAATTGTATTTGCCTTCATTCAAATTTGACAACGCTTAAAATATGAGCCAACTAGTTTGACTGAAGAGTTGGCCAACTTATTTTGAGCTTTCGCCAACACACAGCTCCGTCACGTGAAATAGTTGAGTCGGTAATATCTCAATCCTCAAAAAAGGCGAGCTAGGAGAGTGTGCTCCCCCTCTTGCGCCGGTCCCGAGTTATACAAAAACCTGTAAACCTCACCACTGTATGTTGAAGTACTAACCCAAACATAACAATGGAACACATGAAATTTTCCTCTATTttagatttatttaaatatcttggGCATTGAATAAAAGAGCATGATTTAAATGACTtatattataatgaatttataatatatatatatatatatatatatgtataaattcATGAGACATGCATGGGTAGTGGCTATAATAAAGGCAGTTTTAAAAAAGCAGTAATGACATTTAAATATTTCACTCTGAAAATGGGGAAAAGAGTGAAAGTAGAGAGAGACCATTAATTAATTTTGGCAGACCACACGAGAAAAAAGCAACATTTGTGGCTCGCTTGAATGGTAAGATAAGATAAGAtggaaataaataataaatgtaataaaagaaaattattgAACAATAAATTcttgagtgaaaaatatttcCTTACACAAACTATTTTATTAAACAACAAATTGGTatagaaaaatataatcatatttaaattttgcAAAAAACTCCATTAGGTTTTcgaattataataaaaatatccaGTTAATTGTAAACTTACAAGAATCCACTCACTTTCGATTTAGCTTTATTTTAATCTACTAAAAGTGTAaaacttcttttttttaaaaaacaaaacaaaaaacaatCATGTGaatcttgaaataaaataaagagaatttaaagaaaaaaaatgggaAGAAGTTGGAGGAAAGtgtaattttagaaattatcggatttattatttttttttacaaaatttaagatatgtatatgtaatatttaattggtgttggaatttttttttgtaatcatGACGAAACTTTGGTGATATGAATGTAATTATCTCTAATTTGtattatttagcttaattaatTGGTACATCTTTGTGCAATCCcggtcaattaattttttttttctttggtgAAATTCGAGGGAAAACCTATTTTAACCTCatgcaaataaataataatattttatttagttatttAATATATCGAGAAAACCATCCAAATTCAAAGTTGCAATATATTACCACACATGCACAAATATTTGACTAATATaagataagacaatgatctTTTTAGTACTAAACATGCATCTAATTTTTAATCTTACTGGTAACAATCACACAAAGTTTTCACTTGCTCAcataatttcattatttttttgaaataaatttaatttttttaaaaaaataaacatgtgaACTTTGAAATAAATGGAgataatttagaaaaaaaacGGTAAGATGTTGGAGTAAAGTACGAAGATTTTCTAATAAACTCTCACACCATTAAAGTTATATAACAAATTATACATGAGATTTGAAATAAActtagcaaaaacttgtgtgagacggttttacgggtcatattttgtaatACAGAtttcttattttggtcatccatgaaaaaatattattttttatgctaagagtattgttttttattgtgaatatcggtagagttgacccgtctcacagaaaaAGATttatgagatcatctcacaagatatctactCAATAAACTTTAATTTCACATACCAACACGGTTAGTCTAAAGcgatcaaatattatataatggtaaaaatatataaaataacgaCTACTCTTCCTTAAATATTTTGTCACAGCTAGTATCACGACTATGATAATATAACATATATCAAGTTATTTAtgaataatgtttttttttcaaaataagtcaattagtttgatattttataaaatataaagattgtctcaaatatttgaattaataatggtttatatatataatattatgtaaatgtaataaaatttatttatcttattTTTAGTAGTTAGCAAAAACAAAGTGGGAAAAAATCGATGAGATATTGTCAAATTatttatatacacacatatTGAAATTTAAACATCTTTATCAAACATAATGCACAGAAAATTGGAAAACAAAATTGATGTCACATGTCAAACCAAAAACGTTAATCCAAAAAATAAGTTTCACATGAGATGGATCAATCCGATTCATATATGTAGTAAAATAGTatttgtaataataataataatattttgcaTATGTCGGGTCGGAAATACGTCTAATAAATTTGATCCGTGAGTTGGACTCATGAGATTTTTTGGGGTATCCTAACAAGTTCATATATTATAATAACCAGTGAGTTGTAGGCTAGCACATACGATATATGAGAGTGGTCCgtataaaaaaaatgtagaaagaagcaaatatttttaaatttaaaaataaaaattatcaatatttgaaattaaaataatccGAGAAAAAATAGGATGAAAAGAGAAACATAACATATAAAGTTTGatgattaaatgatattttgaaataaaaaaaaacttcaCCAACATTCCAATAAGTTGATTTAATTTTACTcgatagtaataataataataataataataataataataataataaacaaaatTTGATACAGAAAACCAACATAAATGAGGAAAAAGGTAAataaatccaaaaataaaaattgagtgagaatactaatatttcaatatttttataaCATTTATATttgtaatataaataatatatttcattatgtctgtaaaaattgagtgagaaaAAGGACATATATTTTGTCTAtaaaaagaatatatatatatatatatatatatatatatatgtatgtatatatgggCTGTAGATGGGCCTTCGACCTGGAGGACCCAAGTGCCTGTCATCTGTGTTTGGGCCgaaattgattttatttaaaCCTCATTGTTCTGGGCCCATTTTAAGCCTACCACCAGACGCAGCGTCTCTCCACAACCTCGCTCAGCTCTCCGGCGATGGCGGCTGCTGCTGCTACGAAGTTAATCGAAGAAGAAACTGTTCTAAAGGCAGTGAAAGCCCTTCTGAAGTGGAAGAATCTGCAACTAAAATCGCAGCAGAATTCCGAAAACGAGGAAGGAGAAACCGATGATTTTATGTACCTCTCCATGACCCTGAGAAAAGTCCTACCCGAAAACCTAACTCTCGCACCTCATAGAATCCGTCTTCGCCACTCTCTTTTCTCGCACGATGGATCTTCCTTATCGAACACCTGCCTCATTATCGACGGGAAAAGAATCACTTCCGAAGGTGCCCACAAGATTTTGGAATCTCAAGGCATACCCATATCACAGGTTATCAAGCTATCGAAGCTCAAGTCTGATTATAAATCTTTTGATTCCAAGAAAAAGCTTTACGATTCATTCGATGTGTTTTTCGCGGTAAAGGGTGTCATCCCTTTACTTCCCAAGGTGTTAGGAAGGgtattttacaataaaaagaagaagattCCTGTACCAGTAGACTTGAGAGTTAATGGTGATTGGAAGGAGGAGATGGAGAAGGCATTTGCCTCTAGTTTACTATGTTTGAGTGGTGGGACTTGCA is part of the Primulina tabacum isolate GXHZ01 chromosome 18, ASM2559414v2, whole genome shotgun sequence genome and encodes:
- the LOC142533685 gene encoding uncharacterized protein LOC142533685 yields the protein MAAAAATKLIEEETVLKAVKALLKWKNLQLKSQQNSENEEGETDDFMYLSMTLRKVLPENLTLAPHRIRLRHSLFSHDGSSLSNTCLIIDGKRITSEGAHKILESQGIPISQVIKLSKLKSDYKSFDSKKKLYDSFDVFFAVKGVIPLLPKVLGRVFYNKKKKIPVPVDLRVNGDWKEEMEKAFASSLLCLSGGTCSAVRVGRWGVMERDDIVENVFQAVDGLIEIVPKKWGGIKCFHLKFSDSVALPIYEYQPALVTDDDKVGLVVGNKSKRGGLLQESGRKEKG
- the LOC142532375 gene encoding uncharacterized protein LOC142532375, which gives rise to MVRFDFDDEVCSDGGHELDIGTLNNSIDAWIHCIRGVGRKFKDAAEFRICLKNNVIASRRFFSYKRNESGKILVVCSKENCEWKIYASKHKSDNSFCIRKCNLSHSCGDDNLRIRGHPKADSSWVANVVKEKLRGEPSYHQCTMLKEIERDYGIELEYHKVWGVKRWQCMIFMELIRSRMINYDVVDAENDSNWEWFCYQLKHVLASQYIMIFRSYIFYSDRHPGLIKAIQYVFPSIHHSYCLRHMVDNFVKQVLCMYHLHNKKHWSSVLKKIAYTPSRHEFSQHMKSIIDSMSFAQEFLVSVSTKNWANSMFVGERWGVINKILLKAGTIGHVSKKASWKVVQKDYKMWWHFVNLFGVFLELINLLEHYVYGSHFMFTVLT